Proteins from a genomic interval of Anatilimnocola floriformis:
- a CDS encoding YCF48-related protein: MRAGTAELNTHPRARIARWLFALIVTIAASTASAANPVALSFLDDAELTSVFFANPDRGWAVGDRGAIWHTRDGGRGWKLQETPFNCRWEAVQFLDENTGFVVGAITQPHTHLTRAVLLKTRNGGDSWTEIRTDTLPGLRGVKFLDAKNGWIWGDSSGLYPTGVFRTQDSGQTWTPISKGNTTGWIAGDFRDARSGAVAGQAGELGVVVGVEIRPSRTTDLGLRYLRNMKLGTATDGWLIGDGGLALLTKDSGLTWTSPPSALPSAATYFDFRALATYGSHCWIAGSPGTFIFHSADNGQTWQQQRTDQFAPLKSLTFLDENRGWAVGALGTILHTRDGGKSWRPQRSGGNRAALMGVFSQPQRVPFEVLAANAGNDGYLTICEILGRQDRDSQSTTNVSLPRRTHEALVAIGASGADTSWQFPLRSNADTQTAEATLAYWNELSDGQASRNAIAHLVRRIRTWRPDVILTEDVSPRGDNPLSHLTNQLVLAAVQQAADPTFASELTSHAGLEVWKVKKVYSVQNNGRTGAVTLSAAQWAPRLGGSIGEYAQRGSGLVLADYERGPAQITLSLLLDHLPQQTGRRDLFSGIPLSPGGGARRNLPEVVQDNLDALSRAAQKRHNVQQLLTQADNNDPANTGWLGQIEDLTKGLSGQSAGEVLYQLAQKYQQAGRPQATTEALQLLLERHPQHPLADRAAVLLIQQSISSEIAWRDRRTTSYEVKLATATTPLEEAVQGPSLDGDKKKLPRALPAVKAQVAGDTQRTTAAPDSSPTERANRAIAIGKLLEKSKPTLYAEPHVRFPLAVAHRLAGNDRQADRLLEPLTNLGENNPWSQAVAAEQWRRHGNGIPPKKHLTCVTASARPKLDGMLDDPLWQNAKPVALRTAETDANTAAVVVAAWDKEFLYLAVSAAKSPGVKYATDDSPRPRDSDLAAFDHVQIHLDLDRDYSTCYTLAIDSRGFTTDACAGDKSWNPTWFVAAAGDENYWTAEIAIAWIELTDQPPQPKDLWAVGIQRVIPGQPLQSFTHPATATIRPEGFGLWIFE, encoded by the coding sequence ATGCGTGCAGGGACTGCCGAGTTGAATACCCACCCCCGCGCTCGAATTGCGCGCTGGCTCTTTGCTTTGATCGTTACGATCGCTGCCTCGACCGCCTCGGCTGCCAATCCCGTGGCCCTGTCGTTTTTGGACGATGCCGAGCTGACGAGTGTCTTTTTTGCCAACCCCGACCGCGGCTGGGCCGTGGGCGATCGCGGGGCGATCTGGCACACCCGCGACGGCGGCCGCGGCTGGAAGCTGCAAGAAACGCCGTTCAACTGTCGCTGGGAAGCGGTGCAATTTCTCGATGAAAACACCGGTTTTGTGGTCGGTGCCATCACGCAACCGCACACGCATTTGACCCGCGCAGTGCTGCTGAAAACCCGCAACGGCGGCGATAGCTGGACCGAAATCCGCACCGATACGCTGCCCGGTCTGCGTGGCGTGAAATTTCTCGATGCCAAAAACGGCTGGATTTGGGGCGACTCGTCGGGCCTGTATCCGACCGGTGTTTTCCGCACGCAGGACAGCGGCCAAACCTGGACGCCGATCTCGAAAGGAAACACCACGGGCTGGATTGCTGGCGATTTTCGCGATGCGCGGAGCGGTGCTGTGGCCGGCCAAGCGGGTGAACTTGGCGTGGTGGTGGGCGTGGAAATCAGGCCCTCGCGCACGACCGATCTCGGCCTGCGATATCTGCGAAACATGAAGCTCGGCACTGCCACCGACGGCTGGCTGATCGGCGACGGCGGCCTGGCGCTGTTGACGAAGGACAGCGGATTAACATGGACATCGCCGCCCAGCGCGCTGCCGTCGGCGGCCACCTATTTCGATTTTCGGGCCCTCGCAACTTACGGCTCGCATTGCTGGATTGCCGGTTCGCCGGGAACGTTTATCTTTCACTCTGCCGACAACGGCCAGACCTGGCAGCAGCAACGGACCGATCAGTTCGCCCCCCTCAAATCCCTCACTTTTCTCGATGAAAACCGCGGCTGGGCCGTCGGCGCGCTCGGCACGATTTTGCATACGCGCGACGGCGGAAAGTCGTGGCGTCCGCAACGCAGCGGTGGCAATCGGGCAGCGCTAATGGGCGTGTTCAGCCAGCCACAACGCGTGCCGTTTGAAGTGCTGGCAGCCAATGCTGGCAACGACGGTTATCTGACGATTTGCGAAATCCTCGGCCGGCAGGATCGTGATTCTCAATCCACGACGAATGTTTCGCTGCCCCGCCGCACGCACGAAGCTCTGGTCGCCATTGGTGCGAGCGGCGCCGATACTTCCTGGCAGTTTCCGCTCCGCAGCAACGCCGACACGCAAACTGCGGAAGCCACGCTCGCCTATTGGAATGAACTGAGCGACGGCCAGGCCAGTCGCAATGCAATTGCCCATCTCGTTCGCCGCATTCGCACTTGGCGGCCCGATGTCATCCTCACCGAGGACGTCAGTCCGCGGGGCGATAACCCGCTGAGCCACCTCACTAACCAACTCGTTTTGGCCGCCGTGCAGCAGGCCGCCGATCCAACTTTCGCCTCGGAACTCACGAGCCACGCCGGCCTGGAAGTCTGGAAAGTGAAGAAGGTCTATAGCGTGCAAAACAACGGCCGCACGGGCGCGGTCACGCTCTCGGCCGCTCAATGGGCGCCTCGGCTCGGCGGTTCGATTGGCGAATATGCTCAGCGCGGCAGTGGCCTGGTGCTAGCAGACTACGAACGAGGCCCGGCGCAGATCACACTTTCGCTGTTGCTCGATCATTTGCCGCAGCAAACCGGCCGGCGCGATCTGTTCAGCGGCATTCCTCTGTCGCCCGGCGGTGGAGCGAGGCGCAATCTGCCCGAAGTGGTGCAGGACAATCTCGATGCCCTCAGCCGAGCCGCGCAGAAGCGACACAACGTGCAGCAATTGCTGACCCAAGCCGACAACAACGATCCAGCCAATACCGGCTGGCTGGGCCAGATCGAGGACCTGACGAAGGGACTTTCGGGCCAAAGTGCCGGCGAGGTTCTTTATCAACTGGCTCAAAAATATCAACAAGCAGGCCGTCCCCAGGCCACGACCGAAGCCCTGCAATTGCTGCTTGAACGGCATCCGCAGCATCCGCTTGCCGATCGTGCTGCCGTGCTCCTCATTCAGCAATCGATCAGCAGCGAAATCGCCTGGCGAGATCGGCGAACCACGTCGTATGAAGTGAAGCTTGCGACCGCAACCACGCCGCTGGAGGAAGCCGTGCAAGGACCTTCACTGGATGGTGATAAGAAGAAGCTGCCGCGAGCGTTACCCGCCGTAAAAGCACAAGTCGCCGGCGACACGCAGCGCACCACGGCAGCCCCTGATTCTTCGCCCACCGAACGAGCCAACCGAGCGATTGCGATCGGCAAATTGCTGGAAAAATCAAAGCCCACACTCTACGCCGAGCCACACGTCCGCTTTCCGCTAGCAGTCGCCCATCGCCTGGCTGGCAACGATCGCCAGGCCGATCGGTTGCTCGAACCACTGACGAACCTCGGCGAAAACAATCCCTGGTCGCAAGCCGTCGCCGCCGAACAATGGCGTCGCCATGGAAATGGCATTCCCCCGAAAAAGCACCTCACCTGTGTGACCGCCTCGGCACGGCCGAAACTCGACGGCATGCTCGACGATCCGCTCTGGCAAAACGCCAAACCCGTCGCCCTGCGAACCGCCGAAACCGACGCCAACACGGCTGCCGTCGTGGTCGCCGCTTGGGACAAGGAGTTTTTGTATCTTGCCGTAAGTGCCGCGAAATCGCCGGGCGTGAAATACGCCACCGATGATTCGCCGCGGCCTCGCGACAGCGATTTAGCGGCCTTCGATCACGTGCAGATCCATCTCGACCTCGATCGCGATTACAGCACCTGCTACACGCTGGCCATCGACAGTCGCGGCTTTACGACAGACGCCTGCGCGGGGGACAAATCGTGGAATCCTACGTGGTTTGTCGCTGCTGCCGGCGATGAAAACTACTGGACGGCTGAAATAGCGATCGCTTGGATCGAACTCACCGACCAACCGCCGCAGCCGAAAGATCTCTGGGCCGTGGGAATTCAACGCGTCATCCCCGGGCAACCGCTGCAGTCCTTCACCCATCCCGCCACGGCCACCATTCGCCCCGAGGGCTTTGGGCTGTGGATCTTTGAGTAG
- a CDS encoding response regulator, which yields MTTIRKLNLFVVDDDPALTRLADKYLRASFADRVTLVTFNDPRDARQQIEDTGCDLLISDIQMPGLGGMEMLRIAKRRNAWTQVIFMTAFSTWDCIAEAIEAGACDYLLKPLVREDLQRVVDQSCERLARWQKVVRETWQQPACV from the coding sequence ATGACCACGATTCGTAAACTGAACCTGTTTGTTGTCGACGACGATCCGGCGCTGACCCGCCTGGCCGATAAGTATCTCCGAGCCTCGTTCGCCGATCGCGTGACGCTCGTGACGTTTAATGATCCGCGCGACGCTCGCCAGCAGATCGAAGACACCGGCTGCGACCTGCTGATTTCGGACATTCAAATGCCTGGCCTGGGCGGCATGGAAATGCTTCGGATCGCCAAACGGCGGAACGCCTGGACGCAGGTCATCTTTATGACGGCGTTTTCGACCTGGGATTGCATCGCCGAAGCCATCGAAGCCGGGGCCTGCGATTACCTGCTGAAGCCGCTGGTCCGCGAGGATCTGCAGCGCGTGGTCGATCAGTCGTGCGAACGCCTCGCCCGCTGGCAAAAGGTTGTCCGCGAGACCTGGCAGCAACCGGCCTGCGTTTAG
- a CDS encoding sugar phosphate nucleotidyltransferase, with translation MTTAVVLAAGMGTRMKTDLPKVLCPVLGRPMIEYVLDALETAGVERVICVIGYRAEDVQQALAARKNLEFVLQTERLGTGHAVKMAKDKLQGVNGPVVIVAGDSPMLQSSSLQKLLAYFSEKQPACLLGTLHKDNPHGLGRIVRDASGGFEKIVEEKDATDEQRQITEVNMSTYVFAAPELLHALDLLKNENRQREYYLTDCPAILLGEGKSVAALPVLEPCEAMSINTPEELTVVEDALRPMLAK, from the coding sequence ATGACCACCGCCGTCGTTCTTGCAGCTGGCATGGGCACACGGATGAAGACCGACCTGCCGAAGGTCCTTTGTCCCGTTCTAGGCAGGCCGATGATCGAGTACGTGCTCGACGCACTCGAAACGGCCGGCGTCGAACGCGTCATCTGCGTCATCGGCTATCGCGCCGAAGACGTGCAGCAAGCGCTCGCCGCGCGCAAGAACCTCGAGTTCGTGCTCCAAACCGAACGTCTCGGCACCGGCCACGCGGTGAAGATGGCCAAGGACAAGTTGCAGGGCGTGAACGGGCCCGTCGTGATCGTGGCCGGCGATTCGCCGATGCTGCAAAGCTCGAGCTTGCAGAAGTTGCTCGCCTATTTCAGCGAGAAACAGCCCGCCTGTTTGCTCGGCACGCTCCACAAAGACAATCCGCACGGCCTGGGCCGAATTGTCCGCGATGCCAGCGGCGGCTTTGAAAAGATCGTCGAAGAAAAAGACGCCACCGACGAGCAACGGCAAATCACCGAAGTGAACATGAGCACTTATGTGTTCGCCGCTCCGGAATTGCTGCATGCTCTCGATCTGCTGAAGAACGAGAACCGCCAGCGCGAATACTATCTCACCGACTGCCCCGCCATTTTGCTGGGCGAAGGCAAATCGGTCGCCGCGTTGCCCGTTCTCGAGCCGTGTGAAGCCATGAGCATCAACACGCCCGAAGAATTGACCGTCGTCGAAGACGCATTGCGACCGATGCTCGCAAAATAA
- a CDS encoding aldehyde dehydrogenase family protein: MKMFVGGEWLAGTKQAEVRHPFDGHVVDTVPQASAEDVERALAAAVEGARIMAKVTAYDRFVMLRKAADALLAKQKELGRLISLEEGKTITEGEFEVTRAATTLEVSAEEAKRLTGEVLPLDAAPGAANKLGFTLRVPCGVVVAIAPFNFPLNLVCHKVGPALAAGNAVVLKPASNTPLSAIRLTEILLDCGVPPLALQCVTGNGGELGVQLCKDERVRKITFTGSGEVGKKICAVAGLKRVTMELGSNSPLIVLDDADLNKATDSILASGYGNAGQVCISAQRIIALPKVYDELIARLLPKVEALTCGDPLKSSTRMGPMIRETDAVRVNEWVHEAVSQGARLVTGGSRRGTLHEPTLLVDVRPEMKISRDELFGPAVGVLRAANVDDAIRLANDSRYGLSATLFTQDIDAAMKFARHTECGNLHLNWGPAWRADLMPYGGLKESGLGKEGPKYAIEEMTETKTVVIHLPADH; the protein is encoded by the coding sequence ATGAAAATGTTCGTAGGTGGCGAGTGGCTCGCCGGCACCAAACAAGCCGAGGTAAGGCATCCGTTCGACGGCCACGTCGTTGATACCGTGCCGCAAGCGTCGGCTGAGGATGTTGAACGCGCGCTGGCAGCCGCCGTCGAAGGCGCGCGAATCATGGCCAAGGTCACGGCCTACGATCGCTTTGTGATGTTGCGCAAGGCCGCCGATGCGTTGCTGGCGAAACAAAAGGAGCTCGGCAGGCTGATCAGTCTCGAGGAAGGAAAGACAATCACCGAAGGCGAGTTTGAAGTGACTCGCGCGGCGACGACGCTGGAGGTCTCTGCCGAGGAAGCGAAGCGCTTGACCGGTGAAGTGCTGCCGCTCGACGCGGCTCCCGGCGCTGCGAACAAACTGGGCTTCACGCTGCGGGTGCCGTGCGGTGTGGTGGTGGCGATCGCTCCCTTCAACTTTCCCCTGAATCTCGTTTGCCACAAAGTGGGCCCCGCGCTCGCGGCTGGCAATGCGGTGGTTCTGAAACCGGCGAGCAACACGCCCCTCTCGGCGATCCGCCTCACCGAGATCTTGCTCGACTGCGGCGTGCCACCCCTCGCGCTGCAATGCGTCACCGGCAACGGCGGCGAGCTCGGCGTGCAGCTGTGCAAAGACGAACGCGTGCGCAAGATCACGTTCACCGGCAGTGGCGAAGTCGGCAAGAAGATCTGTGCGGTCGCCGGTCTCAAACGAGTGACGATGGAGCTCGGCAGCAACAGCCCGCTGATCGTGCTCGACGATGCCGATCTGAATAAAGCGACCGACTCGATTCTCGCCAGCGGTTACGGCAATGCCGGCCAGGTTTGCATTTCGGCCCAGCGGATCATTGCTCTGCCGAAAGTCTATGACGAACTGATCGCGCGCTTGCTGCCGAAGGTCGAAGCGTTGACGTGTGGCGATCCGCTGAAATCGTCGACGCGGATGGGCCCGATGATCCGCGAGACCGATGCGGTGCGCGTCAACGAATGGGTGCATGAAGCCGTTTCGCAAGGAGCGCGGCTCGTCACTGGCGGTTCGCGCCGCGGCACGTTGCACGAGCCGACGCTGCTGGTCGATGTGCGGCCCGAGATGAAGATCTCGCGCGATGAATTGTTCGGCCCTGCCGTGGGTGTGCTGCGGGCGGCGAATGTCGACGATGCGATTCGGCTGGCCAACGACAGCCGATATGGATTGAGTGCGACGCTCTTCACGCAGGATATCGATGCCGCGATGAAGTTTGCCCGGCACACGGAATGCGGGAACCTGCACCTCAACTGGGGCCCGGCTTGGCGAGCCGATTTGATGCCCTACGGTGGTTTGAAAGAAAGCGGCCTGGGCAAAGAAGGACCCAAGTACGCGATCGAAGAAATGACCGAAACCAAGACGGTAGTGATTCACCTGCCGGCCGATCATTAG
- a CDS encoding YihY/virulence factor BrkB family protein: protein MQRLRAAIKLVYKTLKEATFEWLQDNGPRMGAALAFYSILSIAPLLLIAIAIAGLFFDQSVAREHLETQISELVGKEGASAIKVMLESGTRQGGRLATLLGIGTLLFGASGVFGELQAAMDAVWDVKPKTLGVWGFLRTRFLSFTMVIGTGFLLLISLIISTLIAGLHESLQGAVPQLEFVWHTTSSLITLFIVTLLFALIFKLLPDVKIAWRDVWFGAFLTAALFSIGKLAISLYLGKSGLASGYGAAGSLVVLLVWVYYSSQILFFGAEITHVIARRRNRRIEPAPHAEMAHCKD, encoded by the coding sequence ATGCAGCGACTACGGGCCGCAATCAAACTCGTTTACAAAACGTTGAAGGAAGCGACCTTCGAATGGCTGCAGGACAACGGCCCGCGCATGGGCGCGGCCCTGGCCTTCTACAGCATCCTGTCGATCGCGCCGCTCCTGCTGATTGCCATCGCCATCGCCGGGCTCTTCTTCGACCAGTCCGTAGCGCGCGAGCATCTCGAAACGCAAATCAGCGAACTCGTCGGCAAAGAAGGAGCCAGTGCGATCAAGGTGATGCTCGAAAGTGGCACGCGACAAGGAGGTCGGTTGGCGACGCTCCTGGGCATTGGCACGTTGCTCTTCGGCGCGTCGGGCGTCTTCGGCGAACTGCAAGCCGCCATGGATGCCGTTTGGGACGTCAAACCAAAAACGCTCGGCGTGTGGGGTTTTCTGCGGACTCGCTTCCTGTCGTTCACCATGGTCATCGGCACCGGCTTTCTGCTCCTCATCTCCCTGATCATCAGCACGCTGATCGCCGGGTTGCATGAGTCGCTGCAAGGCGCCGTGCCGCAGCTCGAGTTCGTCTGGCATACGACGTCGTCGCTCATCACGCTGTTCATCGTCACGCTCCTGTTTGCCCTCATTTTCAAACTGCTGCCCGATGTCAAAATCGCCTGGCGAGACGTCTGGTTCGGCGCGTTCCTAACCGCGGCCCTGTTTTCGATCGGCAAGCTGGCCATCAGTTTGTATCTGGGTAAAAGCGGCCTGGCCTCGGGGTATGGGGCGGCTGGTTCGCTCGTGGTGCTCCTGGTCTGGGTCTATTACTCCTCGCAAATCCTCTTCTTTGGCGCCGAGATCACCCACGTCATCGCTCGCCGTCGCAATCGCCGCATCGAGCCCGCCCCCCACGCCGAAATGGCTCATTGCAAGGATTAA
- a CDS encoding DUF6428 family protein, which translates to MNTSQVIEVLAAHRNARLHVMLPSGEFVPAHFHVTEIGRVQKSFVDCGGVRRESETCVMQVWTANDVDHRLNAGRLAQIFSIARPVLGEHDLPVGVEYGPEVASQYFVSDIEVTPKGLLFVLVGKQTECLSPDRCGVGSGCCRN; encoded by the coding sequence ATGAATACCAGTCAAGTCATCGAAGTGCTCGCGGCTCATCGCAACGCCCGGTTGCATGTCATGCTCCCCAGCGGCGAATTTGTGCCGGCGCATTTTCACGTCACCGAGATCGGCCGGGTGCAAAAGTCGTTTGTCGATTGTGGCGGCGTGCGGCGCGAGTCAGAGACGTGCGTCATGCAGGTCTGGACCGCCAACGACGTCGATCATCGTCTAAACGCCGGGCGATTGGCCCAGATCTTTAGCATTGCCAGGCCGGTGCTGGGCGAGCACGATCTGCCCGTGGGAGTCGAGTACGGGCCCGAGGTGGCTTCGCAGTACTTCGTGTCGGATATCGAAGTGACGCCGAAGGGGCTGTTGTTTGTGCTCGTTGGCAAACAGACAGAATGTCTGTCGCCCGATCGTTGCGGTGTTGGCAGCGGATGCTGCAGGAACTGA